A region from the Pseudomonas cucumis genome encodes:
- a CDS encoding peptidoglycan DD-metalloendopeptidase family protein — protein MSLTVIAQRMGITSFQRLVTGLVLSTLLVGCSSTKSGSASVVDRNNAVAQRPAVTTGQYVVRPKDTLFSIAFRYGWDYKALAARNNIPTPYTIHPGQTIRFDGRSGSTPTAVVSSSSSSPSSSSKTTVIRRQANGATTSTTVLAPSVANKPAPAPLPPAGPAPTGWGWPSNGILIGKFSSNGSLNKGIDIAGDLGQPVLAASDGTVVYAGSGLRGYGELVIIKHSDTYVSAYGHNRRLLVREGQQVKVGQTIAEMGSTGTDRVKLHFEIRRQGKPVDPLQFLPRR, from the coding sequence GTGAGTCTCACAGTCATTGCGCAGCGAATGGGTATAACGAGCTTTCAGCGTCTGGTGACTGGCCTTGTCTTGAGTACCTTGCTGGTCGGATGTTCCAGCACAAAATCAGGGAGTGCGAGCGTCGTCGATCGCAATAACGCGGTCGCCCAACGTCCGGCCGTGACCACTGGCCAGTATGTTGTCCGACCCAAGGACACTTTGTTCTCTATCGCCTTTCGCTACGGTTGGGACTACAAAGCCCTCGCGGCGCGGAACAATATTCCTACGCCTTACACGATCCATCCGGGTCAGACGATTCGCTTCGATGGTCGCAGCGGTTCAACGCCGACGGCAGTAGTGAGTTCGTCCAGTTCCTCGCCTTCGTCGTCGAGTAAAACCACCGTAATTCGGCGCCAGGCAAATGGCGCGACGACCAGCACAACAGTGCTTGCACCGTCCGTCGCTAACAAGCCAGCACCCGCGCCACTGCCTCCTGCCGGTCCGGCCCCGACGGGCTGGGGGTGGCCTTCTAATGGCATTCTCATTGGTAAATTCTCTTCAAACGGTAGTTTGAATAAAGGAATTGATATCGCCGGAGATTTGGGACAGCCTGTTTTAGCTGCGTCTGATGGGACGGTGGTATACGCCGGGAGTGGCTTAAGGGGCTACGGCGAATTAGTCATCATCAAACACAGCGATACCTACGTCAGTGCCTACGGACATAACCGCAGGCTGTTGGTTCGGGAGGGGCAGCAGGTCAAAGTCGGACAGACAATTGCCGAAATGGGGTCAACGGGTACAGACCGGGTGAAACTGCATTTTGAGATTCGCCGACAAGGTAAACCTGTAGATCCGCTGCAATTCCTGCCACGTCGTTGA